One window of the Natronomonas marina genome contains the following:
- the ppsA gene encoding phosphoenolpyruvate synthase, with protein MAGPDTVRWLDDIRSDDIGSVGGKGASLGEMTAAGLPVPPGFVVTAETYRTFIEETGIDEELFEAVDVDSEDSTALAEAEAKAKELVLETELPEEVRERILSTYDDLDDGEAFVAVRSSATLEDLEGHSFAGQQETFLNVSREDLIDRVKRCWASLFTQRAIYYRNERGFGHNVVDIAVVVQKMVDADKSGVMFTSHPSTGEPKLIIEAAWGLGEAVVSGSVSPDNYVVDRETGETLETTVADKKVMMVKDESTGETVEREVPEDRRNAQVLDGDEIDRLVELGERAEDHYDEPQDVEWAIVGDEVFMLQSRPITTISEEAAEEAAADGNGDVLVSGLGASPGIASGPARVVEKLDQLDKVGEGDIIVTEMTTPDMVPAMKRASGIITDEGGMTSHAAIVSRELGVPAIVGCGTGTDALGDGQVVTIDGDKGSVTEGATDAEEEAEPLEDVRPQNPVKPMTATEVKVNVSIPEAAERAAATGADGVGLLRTEHMILSTNKTPERYIDDHGAEAYVDEIVGGIRGVADEFYPRPVRVRTLDAPTDEFRQLEGGEDEPHEHNPMLGYRGIRRSLDRPDVFRHELEAFRRLYEMGYDNVEIMFPLVNDAEDVVRARNLMEEAGIDPGKRTWGVMIETPASALGVEGMAEAGIDFASFGTNDLTQYTLAVDRNNGNVADRFDELHPAVLDLISTTIETCREHDVATSICGQAGSKPEMVRFLVNEGVSSISANIDAVRDVQHEVKRVEQKLLLDSVR; from the coding sequence ATGGCTGGACCTGACACCGTGCGCTGGCTGGACGACATCCGGTCCGACGACATCGGGTCGGTCGGCGGAAAGGGGGCCTCGCTCGGCGAGATGACCGCCGCGGGGCTGCCCGTCCCGCCCGGGTTCGTCGTCACCGCCGAGACCTACCGGACCTTCATCGAGGAGACGGGAATCGACGAGGAACTCTTCGAGGCCGTCGACGTCGATTCCGAGGACTCGACGGCGCTGGCGGAGGCCGAGGCGAAGGCCAAGGAACTCGTCCTCGAGACCGAGTTGCCCGAGGAGGTCCGCGAGCGGATCCTGTCGACCTACGACGATCTGGACGACGGCGAGGCGTTCGTCGCCGTCCGGTCGTCTGCGACGCTGGAGGATCTGGAAGGTCATTCCTTCGCCGGTCAGCAGGAAACGTTCTTGAACGTCTCCCGGGAGGATCTCATCGACCGCGTAAAACGGTGCTGGGCGTCGCTTTTTACCCAGCGGGCCATCTACTACCGCAACGAGCGTGGGTTCGGTCACAACGTCGTCGACATCGCCGTCGTCGTCCAGAAGATGGTCGACGCCGACAAGTCCGGCGTCATGTTCACCTCCCACCCCTCGACGGGGGAGCCGAAGCTCATCATCGAGGCCGCCTGGGGCCTCGGCGAGGCCGTCGTCTCCGGCTCCGTCTCGCCGGACAACTACGTCGTCGACCGGGAGACGGGCGAGACGCTCGAGACCACCGTCGCCGACAAGAAGGTGATGATGGTCAAAGACGAGTCGACCGGCGAGACCGTCGAGCGCGAGGTCCCCGAGGACCGCCGCAACGCCCAGGTGCTCGACGGCGACGAGATAGACCGGCTCGTCGAACTCGGCGAGCGTGCCGAGGACCACTACGACGAACCCCAGGACGTCGAGTGGGCCATCGTCGGGGACGAGGTCTTCATGCTGCAGTCGAGACCCATCACGACCATCTCCGAGGAGGCCGCCGAGGAGGCCGCCGCGGACGGCAACGGCGACGTGCTGGTCTCGGGGCTGGGCGCCTCGCCCGGCATCGCCTCCGGCCCGGCACGGGTCGTCGAAAAACTCGACCAGCTCGACAAGGTCGGCGAGGGCGACATCATCGTCACCGAGATGACGACGCCGGACATGGTGCCGGCGATGAAGCGAGCCAGCGGCATCATCACCGACGAGGGCGGCATGACCAGCCACGCCGCCATCGTCTCGCGGGAACTCGGCGTTCCCGCCATCGTCGGTTGCGGCACGGGCACCGACGCCCTCGGCGACGGCCAGGTCGTCACCATCGACGGCGACAAGGGCAGCGTCACCGAGGGCGCGACCGACGCCGAGGAGGAGGCCGAACCCCTGGAGGACGTCCGGCCGCAGAACCCGGTCAAGCCGATGACCGCCACCGAGGTGAAGGTCAACGTCTCCATCCCGGAGGCCGCCGAGCGCGCGGCCGCGACGGGCGCCGACGGTGTCGGCCTGCTCCGGACCGAGCACATGATCCTGTCGACGAACAAGACGCCCGAGCGGTACATCGACGACCACGGCGCCGAGGCCTACGTCGACGAGATAGTCGGGGGTATCCGGGGCGTCGCCGACGAGTTCTACCCGCGACCCGTCCGGGTGCGGACGCTGGACGCGCCCACCGACGAGTTCCGGCAACTGGAGGGCGGCGAGGACGAACCCCACGAGCACAACCCGATGCTGGGCTACCGGGGGATTCGCCGGAGCCTCGACCGGCCCGACGTCTTCAGACACGAACTGGAGGCGTTCCGTCGGCTCTACGAGATGGGGTACGACAACGTCGAGATCATGTTCCCGCTGGTCAACGACGCCGAGGACGTCGTGCGGGCGCGGAACCTCATGGAGGAGGCGGGCATCGACCCCGGCAAGCGGACCTGGGGCGTGATGATAGAGACGCCCGCCTCGGCGCTCGGAGTCGAGGGGATGGCCGAGGCCGGCATCGACTTCGCCTCCTTCGGCACCAACGACCTCACCCAGTACACGCTCGCCGTGGACCGGAACAACGGCAACGTCGCCGACCGGTTCGACGAACTCCACCCGGCCGTACTGGACCTCATCTCGACGACTATCGAGACGTGCCGCGAGCACGACGTCGCCACGAGCATCTGCGGGCAGGCGGGGTCGAAACCCGAGATGGTCCGGTTCCTCGTCAACGAGGGTGTCTCCTCCATCTCGGCGAACATCGACGCGGTCCGGGACGTCCAACACGAGGTCAAGCGGGTCGAGCAGAAACTCCTGCTCGATTCGGTCCGCTGA
- the mfnA gene encoding tyrosine decarboxylase MfnA, giving the protein MQRAEPQDFSRVLSSMCTEPHPAAREAAERFLATNPGDPGTYETVAKLEREAVDLLGRVAGLENAAGYVSSGGTEANIQAVRIARNRATTRDPNFVAPASAHFSFRKAADILGVELRTAPLEDYRANLDGVAELIDDDTVLVVGVAGSTEYGRVDPIPAMAEMADEVDALCHVDAAWGGFVLPFTEHAWDFSDADIDTMTIDPHKMGQAAVPAGGLLARGPELLDELAIDTPYLESTSQVTLTGTRSGAGVASAVAAMEELWPEGYEAQYRRSQTNADWLAAEVRSRGFGVVSPVLPIVTIDLPHGLIADLRERGWRLSRTENDEARVVCMPHVTRPMLQEFVADIDRLA; this is encoded by the coding sequence ATGCAGCGGGCCGAACCGCAGGACTTCAGCCGTGTACTGTCGTCGATGTGCACCGAGCCACATCCGGCGGCCCGCGAGGCGGCCGAGCGGTTCCTGGCGACGAACCCCGGCGATCCGGGGACCTACGAGACGGTCGCCAAACTCGAACGCGAGGCGGTCGACCTGCTCGGACGGGTGGCCGGCCTCGAGAACGCGGCCGGCTACGTCTCCTCGGGCGGGACCGAGGCGAACATCCAGGCGGTCCGCATCGCGCGCAACCGGGCGACGACGCGGGACCCGAACTTCGTCGCGCCCGCCTCGGCGCACTTCTCGTTCCGCAAGGCCGCCGACATCCTCGGCGTCGAGTTGCGGACGGCGCCGCTGGAGGACTACCGTGCCAACCTCGACGGCGTCGCCGAACTGATCGACGACGACACCGTGCTGGTGGTCGGCGTCGCCGGCTCCACCGAGTACGGCCGCGTCGACCCGATTCCCGCGATGGCCGAGATGGCCGACGAGGTGGACGCGCTGTGTCACGTCGACGCCGCCTGGGGCGGGTTCGTCCTGCCGTTCACCGAGCACGCCTGGGACTTCTCGGACGCCGACATCGACACGATGACCATCGACCCCCACAAGATGGGGCAGGCCGCGGTGCCGGCCGGCGGACTGCTGGCTCGCGGCCCGGAACTGCTGGACGAACTCGCCATCGACACGCCGTACCTGGAGTCGACCTCGCAGGTGACGCTGACGGGGACCCGAAGCGGCGCCGGCGTCGCCTCCGCGGTCGCCGCCATGGAGGAGCTGTGGCCGGAGGGCTACGAGGCGCAGTACCGCCGCTCGCAGACCAACGCCGACTGGCTGGCCGCGGAGGTCCGCTCGCGGGGCTTCGGCGTCGTCTCGCCGGTGTTGCCCATCGTCACCATCGATCTGCCGCACGGCCTCATCGCGGACCTCCGGGAGCGGGGCTGGCGGCTCTCCCGGACCGAGAACGACGAGGCCCGCGTCGTCTGTATGCCCCACGTCACCCGACCGATGCTGCAGGAGTTCGTCGCCGACATCGACCGGCTAGCCTGA
- a CDS encoding WD40/YVTN/BNR-like repeat-containing protein, producing MELLAGTRNGVYRGPPTAFEEAVRVLDSDRVMRVRTFGSRAYAATRSGLYRSLDGGDAWTRLATPRTGVYSVLEHPPEERLYAGTHPAHLYVSTDGGVTWAELEGLQDLPSRGSWHTPRHRDEAHVRALRADGDRLIAGIEVGGVHVSEDGGETWTERREGLHDDVHHVLVADGYWVVSTGDGLYRTDDAGRTWTRLDGDVEGRYFREAAVHDDRLYAAATVGPPPTWDGPRGTDAALYESIDGGETLEPVEYPGAPGEFVLSWAAAGGEMYAGTTAGQLLRRVDGAWRGAGGVASGVASLAAVE from the coding sequence ATGGAACTTCTCGCAGGGACCCGGAACGGGGTCTACCGCGGCCCACCGACGGCCTTCGAGGAGGCGGTTCGCGTCCTCGATTCCGACCGCGTCATGCGGGTCCGGACGTTCGGGTCGCGGGCCTACGCGGCGACGCGGAGCGGCCTCTACCGCTCGCTGGACGGCGGCGACGCCTGGACGCGCCTGGCGACGCCACGGACGGGGGTGTACTCCGTCCTCGAACACCCCCCCGAGGAGCGGCTGTACGCCGGCACCCACCCCGCCCACCTGTACGTCTCGACGGACGGTGGCGTGACCTGGGCCGAACTCGAGGGCCTCCAGGACCTGCCCTCCCGGGGGTCGTGGCACACGCCGCGGCACCGCGACGAGGCCCACGTCAGGGCGCTACGGGCCGACGGCGACCGCCTGATCGCCGGCATCGAGGTCGGCGGCGTCCACGTCAGCGAGGACGGCGGCGAGACCTGGACCGAGCGCCGCGAGGGGCTCCACGACGACGTCCACCACGTCCTCGTCGCGGACGGCTACTGGGTCGTCTCGACGGGCGACGGCCTCTACCGGACCGACGACGCCGGCCGGACGTGGACGCGGCTGGACGGCGATGTCGAGGGGCGGTACTTCCGGGAGGCCGCCGTCCACGACGACAGGCTGTACGCGGCGGCGACGGTCGGGCCGCCGCCGACCTGGGACGGCCCCCGCGGCACCGACGCCGCGCTGTACGAGTCCATCGACGGCGGCGAGACGCTGGAACCGGTCGAGTACCCCGGCGCCCCCGGCGAGTTCGTCCTCTCGTGGGCGGCCGCCGGCGGGGAGATGTACGCGGGCACGACCGCCGGGCAACTGCTGCGGCGGGTCGACGGGGCGTGGCGCGGTGCCGGGGGCGTCGCCTCGGGCGTGGCGTCGCTGGCCGCCGTGGAGTAA
- a CDS encoding DUF7344 domain-containing protein, with the protein MVAAAPSDRDAEGTTQPTSETDSDGDAAATRPVPSLDVVFDVLQNRRRRLVLEALAERDGATTLGELAEHIAGIENDKPPEALDSQERKRVYVGLYQSHLPKMDDAGAIRFDGDRGSVERGPHIEEFRQYLDGNADDDALYTYYFGVAAASGLGLAVALFASGMVAAVSIALLVVLVGVAGARVTL; encoded by the coding sequence ATGGTTGCTGCAGCACCATCCGACCGCGATGCCGAAGGGACCACGCAGCCCACGTCAGAAACGGACTCGGACGGTGATGCGGCAGCCACCAGGCCAGTCCCCTCTCTCGACGTCGTCTTCGACGTCCTTCAGAACCGCCGCCGTCGACTCGTCCTCGAGGCCCTCGCGGAACGGGACGGCGCCACGACGCTCGGCGAACTGGCCGAACACATCGCCGGCATCGAGAACGACAAGCCGCCCGAGGCGCTGGACTCCCAGGAGCGAAAGCGCGTCTACGTGGGGCTGTACCAGTCCCACCTCCCGAAGATGGACGACGCCGGGGCGATCCGGTTCGACGGCGACCGCGGCTCGGTCGAACGCGGCCCCCACATCGAGGAGTTCCGGCAGTACCTCGATGGAAACGCCGACGACGACGCGCTCTACACCTACTACTTCGGAGTGGCCGCAGCGAGCGGCCTGGGCCTCGCCGTCGCGCTGTTCGCCAGCGGGATGGTCGCCGCGGTGTCCATCGCGTTGCTCGTCGTCCTGGTTGGCGTCGCCGGGGCGCGGGTGACCCTCTGA